In Nonomuraea sp. NBC_00507, the following are encoded in one genomic region:
- a CDS encoding ferritin-like domain-containing protein: protein MSEPPIVIEHREHVWYLLAQASQLEHMIMCQYLFAEFSLKAEGLTGEQQAAVDRWRQELHGIAVQEMLHLALVANLMSAIGAAPTFGRPNFPQSCGPFPPSIQMRLLPFGEAALTHFLFLERPEGMQREDAAGFISCDPPPEPVVSGEIFPRAQEFATVGHLYRGIRDGLTALAARVGEAQVFCGSPKAQATPELFHWPEMVAVTDLKSACAALDEIIEQGEGAQGDWQEAHYGRFLKIWEEYTTLRAADPDFEPAHPALGAFTRQPFDVQAPQPLIGDPGTLALAELCNLAYEAILWLLTRFFTHTDESEEELDALVNAAITMMAGVLRPLGTELTRRPVGPAHPGRTAGPAFEMYYLMDNVVPWREAAWTVLAERLQEIAGRCAAHASGEPVIAACAQRAAAVADSIEAARRAT from the coding sequence ATGTCTGAGCCTCCGATCGTCATCGAGCACCGCGAGCACGTGTGGTACCTGCTCGCCCAGGCCTCCCAGCTCGAACACATGATCATGTGCCAGTACCTGTTCGCCGAGTTCAGCCTCAAGGCCGAGGGGCTCACCGGCGAGCAGCAGGCCGCGGTCGATCGCTGGCGCCAGGAACTGCACGGCATCGCCGTACAGGAGATGCTCCACCTCGCCCTGGTCGCCAATCTGATGTCGGCCATCGGCGCCGCGCCGACGTTCGGCCGGCCCAATTTCCCGCAGTCCTGCGGCCCCTTTCCGCCGTCGATTCAGATGCGGCTGCTGCCTTTCGGCGAGGCGGCCCTGACGCACTTCCTCTTCCTCGAAAGGCCCGAGGGCATGCAGCGGGAGGACGCCGCCGGTTTCATCTCCTGCGACCCGCCGCCCGAGCCCGTCGTGTCCGGCGAGATCTTCCCTCGGGCGCAGGAGTTCGCCACGGTCGGCCATCTCTACCGCGGCATCAGAGACGGCTTGACCGCACTGGCCGCCCGGGTCGGCGAGGCACAGGTGTTCTGCGGCTCGCCCAAGGCGCAAGCCACGCCGGAGCTGTTCCACTGGCCCGAGATGGTGGCGGTGACCGACCTGAAGTCGGCGTGCGCCGCCCTCGACGAGATCATCGAGCAGGGTGAGGGCGCCCAGGGGGACTGGCAGGAGGCGCACTACGGCCGCTTCCTGAAGATCTGGGAGGAATACACCACGCTGCGGGCCGCCGATCCGGACTTCGAGCCTGCCCATCCCGCGCTCGGCGCGTTCACCCGCCAGCCCTTCGACGTGCAGGCGCCGCAGCCGTTGATCGGCGATCCCGGCACGCTGGCGCTGGCCGAGCTGTGCAACCTCGCGTACGAGGCCATCCTGTGGTTGCTCACGCGCTTCTTCACCCACACGGACGAGAGCGAGGAAGAGCTCGACGCGCTGGTGAACGCGGCGATCACGATGATGGCGGGCGTGCTGCGGCCGCTCGGCACCGAGCTCACCCGGCGGCCCGTCGGCCCCGCCCATCCGGGACGCACCGCGGGGCCGGCCTTCGAGATGTACTACCTGATGGACAACGTGGTCCCCTGGCGCGAGGCCGCCTGGACGGTGCTGGCCGAGCGGC
- a CDS encoding AraC family transcriptional regulator, whose amino-acid sequence MPSPFVCCFPTRSARCGPLTLGPGDVVFLREGSAHALADAPDAPLTDFAPERPDPSSPIGRVHVDGPGAQTIMLCGAYQLDRTRPHPLMRELPRLVRLPAHDELGRLVDLLAAELARARPGGDGIVPELAARSGLSRSVFAQRFTTLIGEPPMAYLTWWRMTSAGRLLREPGAYRRLTPSAVA is encoded by the coding sequence GTGCCTTCTCCCTTCGTCTGTTGCTTTCCGACGCGCTCGGCGCGATGCGGACCGCTCACGCTCGGCCCCGGCGACGTGGTCTTCCTCCGCGAGGGCAGCGCGCACGCCCTGGCCGATGCCCCGGACGCCCCGCTGACGGACTTCGCCCCCGAACGGCCCGACCCCTCCTCGCCGATCGGTCGCGTCCACGTCGACGGCCCCGGAGCACAGACGATCATGCTCTGCGGCGCGTACCAGCTCGACCGCACCCGGCCGCACCCCCTGATGCGCGAGCTGCCCCGGCTGGTGCGCCTGCCCGCGCACGACGAGCTCGGCCGCCTCGTCGACCTCCTCGCCGCCGAGCTCGCCCGGGCCCGTCCCGGCGGCGACGGGATCGTGCCGGAGCTGGCGGCACGCAGCGGCCTGTCCCGATCGGTGTTCGCGCAGCGCTTCACCACGCTGATCGGAGAGCCGCCGATGGCGTACCTGACCTGGTGGCGCATGACCAGCGCGGGCCGGTTGCTCCGCGAGCCGGGCGCCTATCGCCGCCTCACTCCGTCAGCTGTGGCGTAA
- a CDS encoding NAD(P)H-binding protein has translation MKALVIGASGKTGRPVVEALAARGVEVRAARRAPVPAGVLFDWADPGTWQEALRDADALYVVGPYMYPDRPALVGDLLAAAPHARRVVLLSVLGVLTLPVADAAVGFVDTRDVAEVTAAAHTEDGHGGPDPRPHRPRGAHVRAGHASPGRGRRPGTAVRRPRRGRARGRDAGGGPRRTFRPFRRSADPAAAGVSGRASRRRRQRESQPPSTASTWPHT, from the coding sequence ATGAAGGCTCTGGTGATCGGCGCGAGCGGAAAGACCGGCAGGCCGGTAGTGGAGGCGCTGGCGGCACGCGGTGTGGAGGTGCGTGCGGCCCGCCGCGCCCCCGTCCCGGCCGGGGTGCTGTTCGACTGGGCCGACCCCGGCACGTGGCAGGAGGCGTTGCGGGACGCCGACGCGTTGTACGTGGTCGGCCCGTACATGTATCCGGACCGGCCTGCTCTGGTCGGCGACCTGCTGGCGGCGGCACCGCACGCGCGGCGGGTGGTGCTGCTGTCGGTGCTGGGGGTGCTGACGTTGCCGGTGGCCGACGCGGCGGTGGGCTTCGTCGACACCCGCGACGTCGCGGAGGTGACGGCCGCCGCGCACACCGAGGACGGCCACGGCGGGCCGGATCCACGTCCTCACCGGCCCAGAGGCGCTCACGTACGCGCAGGTCACGCGAGTCCTGGGCGAGGCCGCCGGCCGGGAACTGCGGTACGCCGCCCTCGACGCGGACGAGCACGTGGCCGGGATGCGGGCGGCGGGCCTCGACGAACGTTCCGGCCGTTCCGACGCAGCGCTGACCCGGCGGCGGCAGGTGTCAGCGGGCGAGCCAGCCGCCGCAGGCGTCAGCGGGAGAGCCAGCCGCCGTCGACGGCGAGCACGTGGCCGCACACGTAG
- the kduD gene encoding 2-dehydro-3-deoxy-D-gluconate 5-dehydrogenase KduD → MNPLFDLTGRTALVTGARTGIGQAIAIGLAEAGADLVLHGHRDDLDETQQAVEAHGRPARRWIRDLSHGPGLADDVEGLLAETRVDILVNNAGIIRRSPAVSMGDEDWDAVMTVNLDAVFTITRAAGRQMLARRSGKIISIASLLSFQGGVNVAAYTASKHAVVGMTRALANEWAGDGVQVNAIAPGYIATGNTTALRADPVREPQIRGRIPAGRWGTPADLAGAAVFLAAPASDYVCGHVLAVDGGWLSR, encoded by the coding sequence ATGAACCCGCTGTTCGACCTGACCGGCCGGACGGCGCTCGTCACCGGCGCGCGCACCGGCATCGGACAAGCGATCGCGATCGGCCTCGCCGAGGCGGGAGCCGACCTGGTGCTCCACGGTCACCGCGACGACCTCGACGAGACCCAGCAGGCGGTCGAGGCTCATGGCCGCCCGGCCCGGCGGTGGATTCGCGACCTCTCCCATGGTCCGGGGCTCGCCGACGACGTCGAGGGGCTGCTCGCCGAGACGCGCGTGGACATCCTGGTCAACAATGCGGGGATCATCCGCCGCTCTCCTGCCGTGAGCATGGGCGACGAGGACTGGGACGCGGTGATGACCGTCAACCTCGACGCCGTGTTCACGATCACGCGGGCCGCGGGCAGGCAGATGCTGGCCCGCCGCAGCGGCAAGATCATCTCGATTGCGTCGCTGCTGTCCTTCCAAGGCGGCGTCAACGTCGCCGCGTACACGGCCAGCAAGCACGCGGTCGTGGGCATGACCCGCGCCCTGGCCAACGAATGGGCGGGCGACGGCGTCCAGGTCAACGCCATCGCCCCCGGCTACATCGCCACCGGCAACACGACCGCGCTGCGCGCCGACCCGGTGCGGGAGCCGCAGATCCGCGGCCGGATCCCGGCCGGCCGGTGGGGCACGCCCGCCGATCTGGCCGGCGCCGCCGTCTTCCTGGCCGCACCCGCGTCCGACTACGTGTGCGGCCACGTGCTCGCCGTCGACGGCGGCTGGCTCTCCCGCTGA